A genomic segment from Colletotrichum higginsianum IMI 349063 chromosome 5, whole genome shotgun sequence encodes:
- a CDS encoding Isopropanol dehydrogenase — protein sequence MPYIPFTQWAAVLEQHGKPPVIVEDRPIPEAVPGSIVVKVLATPVSRYARTAIDGTIPAPLLDTPFVPCPRALGYVYKAGSGTTSFREGDLVHVEPAVMARDDPNVFIMQGHVKGLPSDKTDRLAKGEFRDGALQQYQRVPLENVYHIDETLIRKLGVDLINLVSISAFSPAAGAIFESANLKVCDTIIIGPSGGSFGGSAVELALAVGASVVALGRNAELLQATEQSLNTVLMTGDVETDAAAIPVATPGGGGADIFNDWSPGGVTVAPFPPSAIRALKRGGRIVISGGAYGFLEVPYISMVFNKLSVEGSFMYNRESMIRLIHMIESGQLDIGTGSGTRVRKFGIDEVDKAIVATEKTTRWRSHTVVTPNLIDS from the exons ATGCCTTATATTCCTTTCAcacagtgggcggcggtgcttGAGCAGCACGGCAAGCCTCCCGTCATTGTTGAAGACAGACCGATCCCAGAAGCCGTTCCTGGCAGTATCGTTGTTAAGGTCCTAGCCACACCAGTATCACGTTACGCGAGAACCGCGATCGACGGCACGATCCCTGCTCCCCTCCTCGATACGCCCTTTGTCCCGTGCCCAAGAGCTCTCGGATACGTGTACAAGGCCGGCAGTGGCACAACGTCCTTTAGGGAGGGAGACTTGGTGCACGTCGAGCCTGCAGTCATGGCTCGCGATGATCCAAACGTATTCATCATGCAAGGACACGTCAAGGGGCTGCCTAGCGACAAGACTGACAGATTGGCCAAAGGAGAGTTTCGTGACGGTGCTCTTCAACAGTATCAGCGCGTCCCACTCGAGAATGTCTACCATATAGACGAGACACTCATCAGAAAGTTGGGCGTCGACCTGATCAACCTCGTCTCCATCAGCGCATTTTCTCCAGCCGCCGGAGCCATATTTGAGTCAGCGAACCTCAAAGTCTGCGACACAATCATCATTGGGCCATCGGGTGGGTCGTTTGGTGGAAGTGCTGTTGAGTTGGCCTTGGCGGTTGGAGCAAGCGTCGTTGCTCTTGGACGTAACGCGGAATTGTTACAAGCCACGGAGCAGAGCTTGAA CACCGTTCTCATgacgggcgacgtcgagaccgacgccgCTGCTATACCCGTGGCCACGCCTGGTGGTGGAGGGGCAGACATTTTCAACGATTGGTCTCCAGGTGGTGTCACTGTCGCTCCCTTTCCACCATCGGCTATTCGAGCGCTCAAACGAGGCGGGCGAATCGTGATCAGCGGCGGAGCTTACGGCTTCTTGGAAGTTCCGTACATATCAATGGTGTTCAATAAGTTATCGGTCGAGGGCTCCTTCATGTACAATCGCGAGTCTATGATAAGACTAATTCACATGATCGAATCAGGACAGCTTGATATCGGCACTGGAAGTGGCACTCGGGTTCGAAAGTTTGGAATCGACGAGGTTGACAAAGCTATCGTCGCCACTGAGAAAACAACTCGGTGGAGGAGCCACACTGTTGTTACTCCCAACCTAATAGACTCGTAG
- a CDS encoding Oxidoreductase family protein — protein sequence MSSNISCPDASTLPTFDDLSGLPRNVSVGFVPVGRNGSHEAMSSCCSPEAVNVASDCYYWCELPTDGLNGFASCLVRRGMAKGIVGVHASSAASSTTGRNLTGLILWALFVTSALRL from the coding sequence ATGTCCTCCAACATCAGCTGTCCAGACGCTTCTACCCTACCCACATTCGACGACCTGTCCGGCTTGCCCAGGAATGTTAGCGTTGGCTTCGTGCCCGTCGGCAGAAACGGTTCGCACGAGGCGATGAGTAGCTGCTGTTcgcccgaggccgtcaaTGTCGCTAGCGACTGCTACTACTGGTGCGAACTACCAACGGATGGCCTCAACGGCTTTGCCTCGTGTCTCGTCCGTCGTGGGATGGCGAAAGGGATCGTCGGTGTGCATGCGAGCAGTGCCGCCAGCTCGACAACTGGGCGAAACTTGACGGGACTCATACTGTGGGCGTTGTTTGTCACAAGCGCGCTGCGCCTGTAA